From a region of the Paenibacillus segetis genome:
- a CDS encoding extracellular solute-binding protein has translation MLSTVKKQLFLVLSLILVITALTACGSSKTNDKTASSETPVNNEVAATEESALKDKYDPAVTITTAWGVDPAVQFKNGETIENNVATKWALDTFGIEIKSLWSVTDTNNAFATKLRLAMSSGQKMPDVLVVGNNDKQLVSDLVESGYFREVGSLFDKYANDTWKKSMELDPSVWNPYMKDGEKMGIPVLDYAYNNDYILWIRQDWLDKLNMKAPTTLEELEAVMEAFKNNNPDGLAPDKVVPLSIGFKSSMNTWMGDPSWVFGAFGTIPQQWNEGTDQTLEYGSVNPGMKQGLQKLNEWYTKGYIPKEAALWDENKTAEPAVAGTAGIIPGPYWMSGWPLVDTAKNVKDAVWKPIALPMGADGKAGRHGTSFSSAVVLINKDMKNPEAFFTYENYMYDNIANPQVGSQYDIGIFKGYDYDLDANGNPVYLDDVPGGEVNVVRYFLVRDGARIPDAQMKALMELADGKTPETRVEKDLANNFGKETPAAAKVVMSQPDASYMDMFTGPTTETMKTKWDYLKKIELQTFNEIIYGQKPLDAFDSFVANWKKSGGEQVTKEVNEWYSSVK, from the coding sequence ATGTTAAGCACTGTAAAGAAACAATTATTTCTTGTATTAAGTCTTATTCTTGTAATTACAGCATTAACGGCATGCGGTAGCAGCAAGACCAATGATAAGACGGCAAGCAGTGAAACACCGGTTAATAACGAGGTGGCAGCAACTGAGGAATCAGCGCTAAAAGACAAGTATGATCCAGCAGTTACGATTACGACAGCATGGGGTGTCGATCCTGCGGTTCAATTTAAGAACGGTGAAACCATTGAAAATAACGTTGCGACGAAATGGGCGCTAGATACCTTCGGTATCGAAATTAAATCACTGTGGTCCGTAACAGATACGAACAATGCGTTTGCAACGAAGCTCCGCTTAGCGATGTCTTCCGGACAGAAAATGCCTGATGTTCTTGTTGTCGGAAATAACGACAAGCAACTCGTATCCGACTTGGTTGAGTCCGGTTATTTCCGTGAAGTAGGTTCATTGTTTGACAAATATGCAAATGATACTTGGAAGAAATCCATGGAGCTCGATCCTTCGGTATGGAATCCATATATGAAGGATGGCGAAAAGATGGGAATCCCTGTCCTGGATTACGCCTATAACAACGATTATATTCTATGGATTCGTCAAGATTGGCTCGATAAGCTTAACATGAAGGCCCCAACGACTTTAGAAGAACTCGAAGCAGTAATGGAAGCATTCAAAAATAACAATCCTGACGGCCTAGCACCAGATAAAGTTGTACCTCTTAGTATTGGGTTCAAATCTTCGATGAATACATGGATGGGTGATCCTTCCTGGGTCTTTGGTGCTTTTGGTACCATTCCACAACAATGGAATGAGGGTACGGATCAAACATTGGAATACGGGTCAGTTAATCCGGGAATGAAGCAAGGTCTACAAAAACTGAATGAATGGTATACAAAAGGATATATTCCGAAAGAAGCAGCCCTTTGGGACGAGAATAAAACAGCAGAGCCGGCAGTTGCTGGAACGGCAGGAATCATTCCTGGTCCGTATTGGATGAGTGGTTGGCCGCTTGTTGATACTGCGAAGAACGTGAAAGATGCTGTATGGAAACCTATCGCACTGCCAATGGGAGCAGATGGGAAAGCGGGACGTCATGGGACTTCTTTCTCCAGCGCCGTCGTTCTGATCAACAAAGATATGAAGAATCCTGAAGCATTCTTTACTTACGAAAACTATATGTATGATAATATCGCCAATCCACAAGTGGGAAGCCAATATGATATTGGTATTTTTAAAGGATATGATTATGATCTAGATGCGAATGGAAATCCAGTATATCTAGACGATGTACCAGGCGGAGAAGTCAACGTTGTTCGTTATTTCCTTGTACGTGACGGTGCTCGGATTCCAGATGCACAGATGAAGGCACTTATGGAGCTTGCGGATGGAAAGACACCAGAGACTCGTGTAGAGAAAGATCTCGCGAATAACTTTGGTAAGGAGACTCCGGCAGCTGCCAAGGTCGTGATGTCTCAGCCAGATGCTTCGTATATGGATATGTTCACGGGTCCTACAACAGAAACGATGAAAACGAAATGGGATTACCTCAAAAAAATCGAGTTGCAAACCTTTAACGAAATTATTTACGGTCAAAAACCACTAGATGCCTTCGATAGCTTTGTTGCGAATTGGAAAAAATCTGGTGGCGAGCAGGTTACAAAAGAAGTAAACGAATGGTATAGTTCAGTGAAATAA
- a CDS encoding ABC transporter permease, producing MRQLKMNWQFHLMILPSLIFLLVFSYLPMAGIVIAFQNYKPALGFTGSAWVGFENFRLLFEREDSMQVIWNTLIIAVLKIIVNLGAPFVFAIFLNEVRKQFFKRYVQTLVYLPHFLSWVILGGILVDILSTDGGLVNRALEAIGLSPIFFLGDGSWFRVTVIVTDAWKEFGYGTIVFLAALAGINPSLYEAAEVDGASRWKQTRHITIPSMIPMAIVVGTLALGNILNAGFDQIFNLYNPLVYEKGDIIDTFVYRTGILSGDLGLGTAVGLFKSVISMILIVISYRLAYKWANYRIF from the coding sequence ATGAGACAGCTCAAGATGAATTGGCAGTTCCATTTAATGATTTTACCATCACTTATATTTTTACTAGTATTTAGCTATCTGCCGATGGCTGGAATCGTCATAGCTTTTCAAAATTATAAACCTGCACTGGGTTTTACAGGGTCTGCTTGGGTGGGATTTGAGAACTTTCGTTTACTATTCGAACGAGAGGACAGCATGCAAGTGATTTGGAACACGCTGATTATCGCCGTTCTAAAGATCATAGTTAACCTGGGGGCTCCTTTTGTCTTTGCGATATTCCTCAACGAAGTGCGGAAGCAATTTTTTAAACGTTATGTGCAGACCTTGGTCTACTTACCGCACTTTTTATCCTGGGTCATTCTAGGCGGTATTCTGGTTGACATCCTATCAACGGATGGGGGCTTAGTCAATCGTGCGTTAGAAGCTATAGGATTGTCCCCAATCTTCTTCTTGGGAGATGGAAGCTGGTTCCGAGTCACAGTCATTGTGACGGATGCATGGAAAGAGTTTGGCTATGGCACAATCGTATTTCTTGCTGCATTAGCCGGCATCAATCCTTCTTTGTATGAAGCAGCTGAAGTGGATGGGGCGAGCCGTTGGAAGCAAACCCGGCACATTACGATTCCGTCGATGATTCCCATGGCGATTGTTGTAGGAACACTTGCACTCGGTAACATTTTAAATGCGGGATTTGACCAGATTTTCAACTTATATAATCCACTTGTCTATGAAAAAGGTGATATTATCGATACCTTCGTATATCGTACAGGGATTTTAAGCGGAGATTTAGGACTTGGTACAGCGGTGGGATTGTTTAAATCGGTGATTAGTATGATCCTCATCGTGATTTCCTATCGATTAGCGTATAAATGGGCAAATTACCGAATTTTCTAA
- a CDS encoding carbohydrate ABC transporter permease, which translates to MYHKTKSYRIFAMFNYTGLFIISLLCVLPLVHVLAVSFSAKSAADANIVSLWPVDFTLEAYKKTMNNPAFILSLWVSIKRTVIGTGLTLLLAFLAAYPLSRENNRFKGRNVYSWLFVFAMVFNGGLVPFYIMIQKVGLMGSFWALVLPGAVNIYLTILMMNFFRGIPKELEEAALIDGAGHFKTLFSIFLPVSKPAIATLGLFSIVFHWNSWFDGLLYTNAPGQYPLATFLQTVIIQRDMSSLSLDPVTMDLISQKTVNSAQIFIGALPVLIIYPFMQKYFVKGLVVGSVKE; encoded by the coding sequence ATGTACCATAAAACCAAATCCTATCGCATATTCGCGATGTTTAACTATACGGGGCTATTTATTATTTCACTTTTATGTGTCTTACCGCTTGTTCACGTTCTAGCCGTATCATTTAGTGCGAAGTCAGCAGCTGATGCCAATATTGTGAGTTTGTGGCCTGTTGATTTCACATTAGAAGCTTACAAGAAGACGATGAATAATCCTGCATTTATTCTGTCCTTATGGGTATCAATAAAAAGAACAGTTATCGGAACGGGGCTTACGTTATTGCTTGCCTTCTTGGCAGCCTACCCGTTATCGAGAGAGAACAATCGATTTAAGGGACGTAACGTATATTCTTGGTTGTTTGTTTTCGCAATGGTGTTTAATGGAGGGCTCGTTCCTTTTTATATCATGATTCAAAAAGTCGGTCTCATGGGTTCTTTCTGGGCTCTTGTATTACCAGGTGCGGTCAATATATATCTAACGATATTAATGATGAACTTCTTTCGAGGGATTCCAAAGGAGCTGGAAGAGGCTGCGTTAATTGATGGCGCAGGTCATTTCAAAACATTGTTCTCCATCTTCTTACCGGTATCCAAACCGGCGATTGCGACTCTAGGACTATTCAGTATTGTATTTCACTGGAACTCTTGGTTTGATGGTCTATTGTATACGAATGCCCCGGGACAATATCCGCTTGCGACATTTTTGCAGACCGTCATTATTCAACGGGATATGAGTTCATTAAGTTTGGATCCGGTAACGATGGACTTGATCTCTCAGAAGACGGTGAATAGTGCCCAGATCTTTATTGGGGCGTTGCCGGTGTTGATCATTTATCCATTTATGCAAAAGTATTTCGTGAAAGGTCTAGTCGTTGGTTCGGTGAAGGAATAA
- a CDS encoding glycoside hydrolase family 53 protein, translating to MKLNSFIHGMDVSFLDEIEQSGGTYYEGEERKDGLVILHESGVKSIRLRIWNDPSGGYCNLDRTLLMAKRIKALGMHFLLDFHYSDKWADPANQWKPQAWESLDFEGLKAAVYQYTYDVLDALKMQGTLPDMVQIGNEITPGMLWKDGKVDGECDTDTQWDGFTQLVKSGIAGAKSVDTNLNIMIHIDRGADLGASQYFYDRFAQFEVIFDTIGLSYYPWWHGTLEDLRNNLENLSLRYNKDIIVVETAYPWTLDPREGFPLIVEKEEQLHEGYAATVEGQTKYLQDLVHVIKQTPGGRGIGYYWWEPAWIPAKEKWSVGHDNNWSNLTLFDYEGRKLGTLESITEGDER from the coding sequence TTGAAATTGAATTCATTTATTCATGGAATGGATGTCTCTTTTTTAGATGAAATAGAACAATCTGGCGGGACTTATTATGAAGGGGAAGAGAGAAAAGATGGCCTCGTCATTTTGCATGAAAGTGGTGTGAAATCGATTCGATTACGGATATGGAATGATCCTTCAGGTGGTTATTGTAATTTGGATCGAACACTGCTGATGGCCAAACGTATTAAAGCGTTAGGTATGCATTTTTTACTTGATTTTCATTATTCCGATAAATGGGCTGATCCGGCGAATCAATGGAAACCTCAGGCGTGGGAAAGTCTTGATTTCGAGGGCCTAAAGGCAGCTGTCTATCAATATACGTATGATGTACTAGATGCACTGAAGATGCAAGGAACCTTGCCAGATATGGTGCAAATCGGGAACGAAATTACTCCAGGAATGCTCTGGAAAGATGGAAAAGTAGATGGAGAATGTGATACAGATACGCAATGGGATGGGTTTACGCAGCTTGTGAAGTCAGGTATTGCCGGAGCGAAGTCCGTGGATACGAACCTGAATATCATGATTCATATTGATCGGGGCGCTGATCTAGGGGCAAGTCAGTACTTTTATGATCGTTTTGCTCAATTCGAAGTGATATTCGATACGATTGGTCTTTCTTATTATCCTTGGTGGCACGGCACTTTAGAAGATTTGCGTAATAATTTAGAGAATCTATCCTTACGTTACAATAAAGATATTATTGTTGTTGAAACCGCATATCCTTGGACACTAGATCCTCGAGAGGGATTTCCGTTGATTGTTGAAAAGGAAGAGCAATTACATGAGGGATACGCTGCGACGGTTGAAGGACAAACGAAGTATCTACAGGATTTGGTCCATGTCATTAAGCAAACACCAGGTGGGCGAGGGATTGGCTACTATTGGTGGGAGCCAGCATGGATTCCTGCTAAAGAAAAATGGTCTGTTGGACATGACAATAATTGGTCGAACTTAACCTTGTTCGATTATGAAGGACGCAAGCTTGGGACACTTGAATCTATAACTGAAGGGGACGAAAGATAA